From Paenibacillus graminis:
GATATAGAACACCCACTGCCAGCCGACATAGTCAGTAATGTAAGCGCCGAGAAGAGGACCTACCACGCTGGAAATACCAAAGACAGCGCCGAAGAGTCCGGTCAGCTTGCCTCGTTTTTCCGGGGGATAGATATCGAACATAATGGTGAAGGCAATCGGCATAAGCGCACCTCCGCCAATCCCTTGAACCGCCCGGTAGATACTGAGCTGGGTGATGCTGTTTGCGGTTCCGCACAGGGCGGAGCCAACCAGGAATACAATCAGGCCAAAGATAAAAAACCGCTTCCGGCCATACATATCGGACAGCTTGCCGAAGATCGGCGTTCCGGCCATTACCATGACCATATAGGCCGAGGTCACCCAGACGATTTTATCGAGTCCGCCCAGATCGGAAACGATGGTGCCCATAGCTGAAGCTACAATGGTGTTGTCCATAGCGGACATAAGGATACCCAGCAGCAGGCCGACAACTACAAGCTTAAGGTTACTTTCTTTACTATTCATGCTTTGCAGACTCCTTCTGAAAAAGTTTCGTGAGCCTCATTATAGTCAAATTTGAATAGGGTGGCAAGCATTATTTTCTGAAAATTTTAACGGATTTTCTTCTGTCCAGATGTCTGTCAATCAGGGGGAAACACAAAAAAACCGCCGCCCATAGGGAAGAACGGCAGTAGAACTAAGTATTCCAATAATGCGGCGAAATCATAACCGCTTCTTCTAGATTGCCGTTTCGCTCCCGCACACCTCTCTTTTTTCAATATATCGGATGAAGAATTCGGTTAGCTCAGGATCGAACTGGCTTCCGGCACAGGCACGCAGCTCAACAATGGCTTCTTTGAACGATTTGGTCGGCTGGTAGGGCCGTTCGGTGGTCATCGCGTCGAAGGAGTCGATAATGGTCAGCATGCGGCATAACCGGGGGATTTCTTCGCCTTTGAAGCCGTAGGGATAACCTTTGCCGTCATAACGTTCGTGATGCAGCTCGATATAGGGGGCCAAATCTCTGAATTTTTCGTTGGTCAGCGCCATTTCCTTGCCCCAGATAACATGCCATTTGACCATTTCCCATTCCTCCAGCGACAGCTTGTCCTTTTTATTGAGGATTCCCCAGGGAATCTCCAGCTTGCCGATGTCATGAATGAGTGCGCCAAGTGTAAACTGCCGTTTGGAGAGGGTGTCCAGATTCAGCAGCTCGCTGATGTCCACTGCATAGCGGAAGACGCGTTTGGAATGCTTGAAGGTCTCCAGATCCTTGTACATGAACAGGTTCAGCTGCTGCTCAATATCGCGGACGTCCTCGCTGAAATCAACATCCCGCTCCAGCGGCGACTGGCTGCCATAGGTATGAACGAGGTTTTTACCTTGTCTTTTGGCATAATAGAGCGCCTGGTCGGCATGGTCTACGAGCTCTGATTTGAAATGGACATCCGGCTGGTATGCGGCGATGCCGGCAGAGAAGGCCAGACAGCCCTGGGGAAAAATTTCACTCCCTTCAAAACGGGAATGGTTAAGGGTTTTGCGCAGGGACTCCATGAAGTTTTTGGCCGCTAGAGCATCATAGCCCGGCATCAAGAGTGTGAATTCTTCCCCGCCATAGCGGGACACAATAATGTTCGTGTTCTCCGTCTCCCTCTTCAGCAGCTCCGCCAAGAAAACGATCAGCCCGTCGCCCTTGAGATGGCCGAACTGATCATTGTACTTTTTGAAATCATCGATATCGATCATTGCCAGGGAGAGGGCGGCGCCGCTGATCTTGGAGCTGCTCATCTCCTCTTCCAGCGCCAGCTCAAAATAACTATGGTTGAACAGCCCCGTTCGCGGGTCGCGGTTGGACCGTTCCTCAATATCACGGTACATGCTGAACAGCCGCTTGAAGGAATAGGAAATGAGAATGCTGAGGCACAGGAACAGTCCCAGGCCCACCATGTGATTATGGTACAGCAGAATCGTCAAGACCAGCGACAGCACCAGCGTACAGGCATAGGCGAGGATGGTGTCAGTAAGCATTCCTTTGAGGGTATTGTACAGATTTTTGTGGTAAACAACGTAATAATAGAAGCCGATCAGCAGTGTGTTGAGAATAAAATATACAGCCATAGCGCTTATATATGCTTCCAGGCGGCTGCTGAGCAGCGGCCCCTGGACACCCCCTAGCGCGGTAAAGACAATCGAAGCAGAAGCAACCATGATGCAATAGACGGCAAAATTATTGAGGTGCTTCCACCACACCGTACTGCCCCATTCCAGGAGCAGCAGGACAAGGGAGCTAAGCAGCAGTACCATAAGGGTGAACGAGAGGCCAAAAATAAAAATGCAGGCTAAATAAACGGAGGAGTCGAGTGACAGTCCGTTTCCTTGTGGAGGAAGCTGAAAGGTGAAGACGGTCAGGATCACTGCCGCTCCCGCCATGGCGGTAATCCAGCCCCAGGCGGAAGATGAGAAATGCAGAAAAGAACCTCCACCGTAAATAACAAACAAGCCTAGCCCGATCAAGCATATGATAAAGGAGTACAAGTGTCCCCTGTTGTGCAAGAAGCTGCTGTTTATCCGTCGGAACAACGCTGCCCCTCCTCTGCGTTCGTAATAGAGTAGTATGCCGGGTTCAAAGGAGCCTTTAAGTATACATTCGCTTTCTGATAGGAAACTCCTGCTAAATCATGACAAATGTAGTGGATGTCCGGGAAAGTGCGGAAAACAAAACGAAGGTATTGACATACCCATGGGGGGTATATTATATTGATATTGAGGAGGCTGATTCCTGTGTCTACTAATGAGAAAGAGCACGCTGGGCATTCCTGCGGAGACGATTGTCATACTTCTGCCCCCGGCGTACGCAAAAGTCACCATTCAGCGGAATTCAAGAGCGGGCTTACCACCCGGCTCAACCGGATCGAGGGCCAGATCCGCGGCGTCAAGGGCATGATCGAGCGGGATACTTACTGCGATGATGTGCTCAACCAGCTGGCGGCGGTCCAGGCTGCGCTGAACAGCGTCGGCAAGCTGCTGCTTGAAGGGCACATGAAGAGCTGTATTATTGAGCGGATCGAGGCCGGAGAACATGAGGTGATCGACGAACTGCTGGTCACGGTCAACAAGCTGATGAAATAAATGTATACGCTAATCATACTTAAGCAGATGCTTCCGAGGCCAGTTTTGTACGAAGTAAATTCAGGAAGCACCCATAAAAATTTTAGGAGGGTTTATAAATGTCTAATGTAACGTTGAATGTAGAAGGAATGTCCTGCGGTCATTGTGTCAGTGCGGTAGAGAAGGCGGTAAGCGGTGTGGGCGCCGCTGCGAAGGTGGATCTGCAGGCCAAGACCGTAGCTGTGGATTATGATGAGAACAAAGTGAGCCTCAGCACGATCAAAGCGGCCATTGAAGACCAGGGCTATGATGTAGTCTAATTGGAATTGCACATATAAGGGCTTGGAGCGGGGAATCCTTGTGATTTCAGAGGCGCCAATGCCCTTTCTTCTACAAAAAATTATACCCCATAGGGGTATGGAGGTGGAGAACATGGAAAAGACAGCGGAAACCTCACTGCAGCAGACCACACTGCAGATTACGGGGATGACCTGTTCGGCTTGCGCAGCACGGATTGAAAAGGGGCTCTCCCGTATGGAGGGAGTGTCAAAGGCCAATGTAAATCTGGCGCTGGAGCAGGCGACCGTCGGCTATGACCCTGCTGTTGCAGGCGTACCGCAGATTGAGGAGAAGATCCGTTCGCTGGGCTATGATACCCGTAAGGAATCGGCGGATTTTGATATTTCGGGCATGACCTGTGCGGCTTGCTCCGCGCGGATTGAGAAGGTGCTGGGACGCACGCCCGGCATTGCGGCAGTGAATGTGAATCTGGCGCTGGAAACGGCGCATGTGGAGTACGCGCCAGGGAACATTGGCGTATCCGAGATTATGGAGAAGGTCAGCAGCATCGGTTACAAGGCAACACTGAAGCAGGACCGCAAGGAGCAAGCCGATCAGCGCGGGCAGGAGATTCAGCGCAAGCGGAATAAGTGGATTATTTCTGCAATTCTCTCGTTCCCGCTGCTCTGGGCGATGGCAGGCCACTTCTCCTTCACGGACTGGATCTGGACGCCGGAGCTGCTGATGAACCCTTGGTTCCAACTGGTGCTGGCTACACCAGTGCAGTTCATCATCGGCTGGCAATTCTATGTCAGAGCCTATAAAGCGTTGAGGAACGGCAGCGCCAATATGGATGTCCTGGTAGTGCTAGGCACCTCAGCAGCCTTTTTCTACAGTCTGTATCTGACAATAGACTCCTTGAGCATGAGCGGTATGAGTCATACGGTAGACATGTATTATGAGACCAGTGCTATTCTGATTACGCTGATTCTTGTCGGCAAATGGTTCGAAGCCCTGGCGAAAGGCCGTTCCTCCGATGCGATCCGCAGCCTGATGGGGCTGCAGGCCAAGACCGCGCTGGTCGTTCGTGACGGTGCCGAGC
This genomic window contains:
- a CDS encoding metal-sensitive transcriptional regulator: MPVSTNEKEHAGHSCGDDCHTSAPGVRKSHHSAEFKSGLTTRLNRIEGQIRGVKGMIERDTYCDDVLNQLAAVQAALNSVGKLLLEGHMKSCIIERIEAGEHEVIDELLVTVNKLMK
- a CDS encoding bifunctional diguanylate cyclase/phosphohydrolase, which translates into the protein MFRRINSSFLHNRGHLYSFIICLIGLGLFVIYGGGSFLHFSSSAWGWITAMAGAAVILTVFTFQLPPQGNGLSLDSSVYLACIFIFGLSFTLMVLLLSSLVLLLLEWGSTVWWKHLNNFAVYCIMVASASIVFTALGGVQGPLLSSRLEAYISAMAVYFILNTLLIGFYYYVVYHKNLYNTLKGMLTDTILAYACTLVLSLVLTILLYHNHMVGLGLFLCLSILISYSFKRLFSMYRDIEERSNRDPRTGLFNHSYFELALEEEMSSSKISGAALSLAMIDIDDFKKYNDQFGHLKGDGLIVFLAELLKRETENTNIIVSRYGGEEFTLLMPGYDALAAKNFMESLRKTLNHSRFEGSEIFPQGCLAFSAGIAAYQPDVHFKSELVDHADQALYYAKRQGKNLVHTYGSQSPLERDVDFSEDVRDIEQQLNLFMYKDLETFKHSKRVFRYAVDISELLNLDTLSKRQFTLGALIHDIGKLEIPWGILNKKDKLSLEEWEMVKWHVIWGKEMALTNEKFRDLAPYIELHHERYDGKGYPYGFKGEEIPRLCRMLTIIDSFDAMTTERPYQPTKSFKEAIVELRACAGSQFDPELTEFFIRYIEKREVCGSETAI
- a CDS encoding copper ion binding protein; this encodes MSNVTLNVEGMSCGHCVSAVEKAVSGVGAAAKVDLQAKTVAVDYDENKVSLSTIKAAIEDQGYDVV